The proteins below come from a single Streptococcus canis genomic window:
- a CDS encoding YoaK family protein: protein MSRKKRKKYQVYEGLRCAMMLCFISGYVNAFTYMTQGKRFAGVQTGNLLFLAIRLSENQLQEALQYLLPVTVFMLGQSITYFMRHWATKKGIHWYLLSSFILTGIALVTALLTPLLPSFFTVSALAFFASIQVDTFKTLRGASYANVMMTGNIKNAAYLLTKGLYERNQEIIHIGRNTLIVIVAFACGVVCSTLLSLSHGEYALSPILIPLLYVNYLLAQEFYHVQTKIKPIKRT, encoded by the coding sequence ATGTCGAGAAAAAAACGAAAGAAATATCAGGTTTATGAGGGATTACGGTGTGCCATGATGCTCTGTTTTATCAGTGGCTATGTCAATGCCTTTACCTATATGACTCAAGGCAAGCGTTTTGCTGGAGTACAGACAGGAAACCTCTTATTTTTGGCTATTCGTCTATCGGAAAATCAATTACAGGAGGCGCTGCAATATTTACTTCCCGTGACAGTTTTTATGCTTGGACAGTCCATTACTTATTTTATGCGCCACTGGGCCACTAAAAAGGGGATACACTGGTACCTCTTATCTAGTTTTATTTTAACGGGGATTGCTTTAGTGACAGCCTTATTAACCCCTTTGCTGCCCTCATTTTTTACGGTATCAGCCTTGGCTTTTTTTGCTTCTATTCAGGTAGATACCTTTAAAACCTTGCGAGGAGCTAGTTATGCTAATGTTATGATGACAGGAAATATTAAAAATGCCGCTTATTTATTGACCAAAGGCTTGTATGAAAGGAACCAAGAAATCATCCATATTGGTCGTAATACCTTGATTGTCATTGTAGCCTTTGCCTGCGGCGTGGTTTGCTCGACCCTCTTATCCTTATCACATGGTGAATATGCTTTGTCTCCTATCTTAATTCCTTTACTCTATGTCAATTACCTGTTGGCTCAGGAATTTTATCACGTTCAAACCAAAATCAAACCGATTAAAAGAACTTGA
- the metG gene encoding methionine--tRNA ligase, producing MKKPFYITTPIYYPSGKLHIGSAYTTIACDVLARYKRLMGHEVFYLTGLDEHGQKIQTKAEEAGITPQTYVDHMAKDVKALWQLLDISYDKFIRTTDDYHEEVVAAVFEKLLAQDDIYLGEYSGWYSVSDEEFFTESQLEEVFRDEDGQVIGGIAPSGHQVEWVSEESYFLRLSKYADRLVAFFKEQPDFIQPDGRMNEMLKNFIEPGLEDLAVSRTTFTWGVSVPSNPKHVVYVWIDALLNYATALGYGQADHANFDKFWNGTVFHMVGKDILRFHSIYWPILLMMLDLPMPERLIAHGWFVMKDGKMSKSKGNVVYPEMLVERFGLDPLRYYLMRALSVGSDGTFTPEDYVGRINYELANDLGNLLNRTVAMINKYFDGMVPAYVDNGTAFDADLSQLIDAQLADYHKHMEAVDYPRALEAVWTIIARTNKYIDETAPWVLAKEDGDKAQLASVMAHLAASLRVVAHLIQPFMMETSAAIMAQLGLAPVSDLSALALADFPANTKVVAKGTPIFPRLDMEAEIDYIKAQMGDSSAISQEKEWVPEDVELKSEKDDIKFETFDAVEIRVAEVKEVSKVEGSDKLLCFRLDAGDGEDRQILSGIAKFYPNEQELVGKKLQIVANLKPRKMMKKYISQGMILSAEHGDRLTVLTVDSSVPNGSVIG from the coding sequence ATGAAAAAACCATTTTACATTACTACCCCCATCTATTACCCATCTGGGAAATTACACATTGGTTCTGCCTATACCACCATTGCCTGTGATGTTTTGGCACGCTACAAGCGCCTGATGGGCCATGAGGTCTTTTACCTCACAGGACTTGATGAGCACGGACAAAAAATTCAAACCAAGGCTGAAGAAGCTGGTATCACACCTCAAACCTATGTTGATCATATGGCAAAGGATGTCAAAGCCCTTTGGCAATTACTGGATATTTCCTATGACAAATTTATCCGGACAACTGACGATTACCATGAGGAAGTTGTTGCTGCTGTTTTTGAAAAATTGCTAGCGCAAGATGACATTTACCTTGGCGAATACTCTGGCTGGTATTCTGTCTCTGATGAGGAATTTTTCACTGAAAGCCAACTAGAAGAAGTTTTTAGAGATGAAGACGGTCAGGTCATTGGTGGTATTGCCCCATCAGGTCACCAAGTGGAGTGGGTCTCTGAAGAATCTTACTTTCTACGCCTTAGCAAATACGCTGATCGTCTCGTAGCCTTCTTTAAAGAGCAACCAGACTTTATCCAACCAGACGGCCGCATGAATGAAATGTTGAAAAACTTTATTGAGCCAGGTTTAGAAGATTTAGCAGTCAGTCGTACCACCTTCACTTGGGGTGTATCTGTCCCATCAAATCCCAAACACGTGGTTTATGTCTGGATTGATGCCCTCCTAAACTACGCGACAGCCCTTGGTTATGGTCAAGCTGATCATGCCAACTTTGATAAATTCTGGAATGGCACGGTTTTCCACATGGTTGGTAAAGATATTTTACGCTTCCATAGCATCTACTGGCCAATTTTGCTCATGATGCTTGATTTGCCAATGCCAGAACGCTTAATTGCCCATGGTTGGTTTGTCATGAAAGACGGCAAAATGTCCAAATCAAAAGGCAATGTGGTCTATCCAGAAATGTTGGTCGAGCGCTTTGGACTTGATCCTCTTCGCTATTACTTGATGAGGGCCTTGTCGGTTGGTTCAGATGGTACTTTTACCCCTGAAGATTATGTGGGTCGTATCAACTATGAATTAGCCAACGATCTTGGGAATTTATTGAATCGTACCGTTGCGATGATTAACAAGTATTTTGATGGCATGGTGCCAGCTTATGTTGACAATGGAACTGCCTTTGATGCTGACTTAAGTCAACTGATTGATGCTCAGCTAGCAGATTACCATAAGCACATGGAAGCGGTGGACTATCCACGCGCCTTAGAGGCTGTTTGGACAATCATCGCTCGTACCAACAAATACATTGATGAAACAGCTCCTTGGGTTCTTGCCAAAGAAGATGGTGATAAAGCTCAACTGGCCAGTGTTATGGCGCATTTGGCAGCCAGCTTGCGCGTGGTTGCTCATTTGATTCAACCATTTATGATGGAAACATCAGCTGCCATCATGGCACAACTTGGTTTGGCACCTGTTTCTGATTTGTCAGCTCTTGCTCTAGCAGATTTTCCTGCCAATACAAAGGTTGTTGCCAAGGGGACACCGATTTTCCCACGCCTTGACATGGAAGCTGAGATTGACTACATCAAAGCACAAATGGGTGACAGCTCAGCTATTTCCCAAGAAAAAGAATGGGTACCTGAAGATGTTGAGCTCAAATCTGAAAAAGACGACATCAAATTTGAAACCTTTGACGCTGTGGAAATTCGTGTGGCAGAAGTCAAGGAAGTATCAAAAGTGGAAGGTTCTGATAAATTGCTGTGCTTTAGACTAGACGCAGGAGATGGGGAAGACCGCCAAATCTTATCAGGCATTGCTAAATTCTACCCCAACGAACAAGAATTAGTTGGTAAAAAACTACAAATTGTTGCCAATCTCAAACCTCGTAAAATGATGAAAAAATACATCAGTCAAGGCATGATTTTATCAGCAGAGCATGGGGATCGGTTAACGGTTTTAACCGTTGATTCATCTGTCCCAAATGGAAGTGTGATTGGGTGA